tatgaaatattaaaagcataaacaaattgttaagtattcaggaccattcacaaccacaatataaagtaagctatatatcaagttaccaattagacacgttttcttttctttttttgtttatgtttgcctgaatcacaattgacccatattccctcattgatatcgtttctaatgtattcagcgtcgtcttcctcaatgttacgatcaattcccatgagttgctcatgaattggttgtccaacaatgaagtcatcgtaacataagtcagcattctcctcatcctcttcagtctctaagaacctcctctctggtgtcgataaaacaatagaccatttatcattagccggatcagaaatgtaaaaaacttgagctgcttggctagccatgatgaatggatcattcttgcttcctctcttacttaaatcaaccaaagtaaaaccaagctcgtcagtttttactccaacgttgttgtcaacccaagaacacttaaaaagtggaattcggaacgcaaaataattgagctcccatatttcttcaatgaccccgtaatacgtcatagtacctaaaacagggtttctatcttttgcacttgcaaagtgcatagtttctgcgacgatacgtataccactattttgaacctctcgagcatcatctcttgactttgtatgaaaatgtttaccccttacaatgtacgcttcatgctttgcaaccgcaaaagttggtccaagggcaatacgactcaacacatcagatactccatgattcggttcgttcaactttgctataatggtattccttaaccatccaatgaaagtttgacgatgttggtctgcaacccatttttgtttgtttttttgatttcttggaaccattgattgtaacagctccatatggtcactgtaaaacaagtaagataaatcaagttattgttcatcgtgacttaagtaatgttaatcaaacaaaaggtacttacgttatatatggttgaacctctgcgttattgttcatcacgactaattgagcttgatctagttcaagcttggacactgtcaccattgtccctttgccccttaatcctctatcaacatcatctgggtcagttcttggtttgctaattcctatagcctcaactccagccatgtactctgaacaaaattccacagcctcttcagatatgtagcactcaaccatacatgcttctggccgatagtggttacgcacataacttttaatagtaccttcatatttctttcaaatggatacatccatctcgccCACACCAGCCCACACAGCCTTGCTTCTCTCACTAGATGAACCATTAAATGGATCATGATGTCGAAAAAAGATGGCGGAAAAAACTTTTCCAGGTTGCACAATGTTTTGACTACATGTTCATGTAATGCATCTAACTTATCCAATTCTAATTCCTTCCCGCACctattaaagaaaatgcaaacatgtgtcaaacactctcgaacattttttggcaagactgatctaatggcaattggaagtagatgttgcattaacgcatgacaatcatgtgatttcagacccattagtttcaattcagtctcattcaccaagtttttgatgttagacgagtaaccatcgggtactttcatatttgcaagtgatttgcaaactgtttgtttctcttttttggATAAAGTGAAACAAGCAGGAGGCAAATATAAACGTTCACCTTTCTTCTCAGGTGCCGTAGATTGTCGTATACCCATTTCAACGAGATCTAAACGACTATTTAGACCGTCCTTAGTTTTGCCGGGAATATCAAGTAAGGTACCAATAATactctcacacacatttttttcaatatgcatgacatccaaacaatgtcgaactagtagacttttccaatatggaagacgaaagaagattgactttctttgaaaacaaccattagtttttttatttttttgcgtctttccatacttaaaatctacaagttgaacttgttggagaatttgttccccagacagtggcaaaggagccatatcaccctcttcagtaccatcgaatgctttcttcttccgtctatcaggatgatttgcaggcaagtaccgtctgtgacccatataacacatcttgtgtccattttccaagcgacgagccgatgtgttagtgcaacaaattggacaaccttcgtaaccttttgtgcttaagcctgataaattactataagcagggaaatcactgacagtccacaacaacacagctttcagattaaaaaattcttttttaaaaccatcatagacctgaaccccgttctcatacaattctattaaatcgtcaatcaatggttccaaatatacatcgatattatgtccaggttgttgcgggcctgatatcattaaagaaagcatgttaaatttcctcttcatcactaaccaaggaggaagattgtacataactaggaagacaggccatgaactatgacgactacttagagatctatgtggatttactccatccgcGTACGTACCGAgacgaatgtgtcttggttCGATTTGAATTCGGGGTTTATGTAGTTCacttttttccaagcttgggaatctgcgggatgtctaagttttccatctttcactctcttggtctcatgccaaatcaaattttcgAATGTTACgcactacgatataatcgtttcagtcgcggaatcaaaggcatgtaccacatcactttttgggggataagtttcctattctccttactcttgtttactttatggcgggataaaccgcaagtcgggcaataattcatgtctgcatattccttacgatataaaatgcaatcgttcggacatgcatgaattttttcatacttcaatcctatagaatttaacgtttttttcacttcataagtagattccggaaagcagttggcaaatggtaagatatctttaaaagcagctaaaaattgagtgaaacatttatcgctcactccattttctgcttttatgttgtaaaactttaccattgttggtaatcttagttttttacaaccatcgaacagaggtttatcagcatcactaagaaaattatcgaatttctcaggatcattaagaaattcctcctgtgcttcgttaagcaagtccaatggataatcatcaaaatcattaccctcgatatcatctacccccgctttcctaatggatatggatcattaggtaaatgttcgccatggtaataccaattagtataacttctattgaaacctcgtaaatacacatggtccttaatcattgtaatattccctttagatacattacaacaatctacacacggacaatgaatacgatcgtgatttgtagaattctttaaggcaaactctaaaaatgcatcgaaccctacttgaaatcgcgggtgtctctctcctcacgcatccatgatttatccataacaaaaatcctatccaaaaaaattcagtatttagtaactacttatagctagttactaattacacaatgtaactaactaagtttctcacaatttattcatattaatttataaattacttaaattctcgttttagattagttcaaattattaggttgttttgttgaatagaatgttattaaaatgttaaatatttttaataaataaaattgaggggaaaattttttggtaaagcaataaaggtattaactaatattttcccattttaattaacttttgctctttattttctttgaaaaataaaaatccacattgaacctctcaaatgaaagaaaaaaaaaaaaaagaaggattttatatgtttattttgttaatttatttagtaactaattatatctagttactaattacacaatgtaactaactaagtctctcacacaatttattcatattaatctaaaaattactcaaattttcgttttacattagttcatgtcattaggttgtttagttgattataatgttggtaaaattaaaaagttttcataaatgtgaatattattattttttatgtgacctaacttcttattactatgttataattaactatattatgaatggttttagtaagatttatcctaattctaccgaaatttcgcaAAGATAACTAccgtaattggacgttcccaaaatttttacaagtgcctaaaataacaaacaaaacagataaacaatacaaaattaatccacccatccgaccgcagtacatgtattcgcagaacctacttcactacggatgaatatttaagatattcaaactcaactaacatgcattgataattaattatatattaagaaaaagttagtaaaagtatatacctataattgcaagcccaaatacgctacacacaaaattatgccgaacccctataatataaagaaatacaacgaaattacaaaattaattatttcataacttataactagttataaaaaattgtaacaagttacttagttactaaattatacatacatatatataatcaattatatctcacactattatctcaaaaaaataaaattatatcacacactaattccattttaaaatttttatttctaaactaatttttttttttaaactaataaaatccctctaatgtcattttattcacaataaatatatattgcaaaaaatatataaaatacaattacaaaatttattttcataaaaaatatacacacactatatacacacacaatatatacacacattatatacaaatattcaataaaatatacaaatacatatatatactatacattgtggtataaattattacctaataaccgcaatccgacgaccaccgtaaaaaatcccgacactatacacataaaacacaataatattactaataaaataaaaaaactcaaataataatttacaaaaacaaaaaataaaacaatatacataatacaataagaatagaagcaatatttataccttaaacgaggttgagattgaacaatttctcaacaaaaatgggtggccggatttcacacccaaagtttactatttgggttcggatgacacttttagaggctaaaaaatcaaaactttttaggtgtatgttattaagtatcgaaaatggaggattttaaaaaaaaaatgggctgaaatggttgagaaatgggggAGATAGGGTGGGGAGGAGGTGGGTTCGGCGAGGGTTTGGTGGTGAGGAGGGCTCTCTGGTTTCTGATTTCTGGGTTGCTGAGTGAAGtgggaaggaagaagaaaggtcGAACAAACATATAGTCTGaacgaccctatggcgtcggttccttcataggaaccgacggcatgtGGTACACGTGTCGGCCAGATCGTGTACTTATGCGCGTCGGTTCTATCTttggaaccgacgccatatggtagttcgtaaaaaaaaaaaaaaaaaaatttccaaccgcctctaaatggtataatgcaattttatacctacggtttttatcaaaaaaccgcctctaaatgtcaatttcgatcatagcgggtattttcacaccctttagcttccctttttataaatggggttgaaaaaactgcctctaaagactaacattgtagtagtgtatattgattaaattataatatagttTATTTAGTAGTAGAGATGTGGTCCATTGTCATTTCACCTAGCTTTGcatatgatatatattaaaatatttgtatgGTTTTTGGATTTGGTCCCCAAGTTTCATTTATCTATAGTGTTTTAAAGTacttaattacatatatattggttttaaattaaagaaaaaacacGTACATATGTATAgtttggtttataataaaagtaacatgtaaaatataattaataattataatcttACAGCAATATAATTGTTGTAACTCATTGCAAAATTAAATGACATTTTATGTAGGATGCAAACTATATTTTATAGAATATTCGAGTGTAATTATTAGCATTGCTCACTAaaagaataatattatttttagtgagaattttttaattataacataaatttttcgtaattaaatatgatttttagttacaataaaaaattatttgtgactacataatatttagatacattGTGTAcacatttaatcacaacaaattttaatttttataactaATAGTTTTAGTCACagatcttttagtcacaatataagaaTTATGAtttataattgataaaaaatatttacttttaattctaaattttacTGTGACTAAacgtaaatttttttatagtgaCTATTAGCATTAGTAGTGCCcgaaatcaattaatatattaaattaaataagatCTGATACTTAATTGTAGACAGACTCGTACTTTTTATTTTGTGTGACTTATTTATGATAAAAAAACATTCATTCTTATATTATAGTTactcttattaaatttatttaactttGTGAGAACTTTTTTactattatagtttataattattttacatttaatatattaaaaagtaaaattttcatTAGCCATATGAAGTgggaattttacaaatattCTTGTTAGcacatatcaatatatatatgagGGAAACATGTGAGGCCATGTGGCATCAATGATAGACTATCATTTTGGTCAGTTGTAGTGTACTATGTCAATGCTAATCTTCCCACATCATCAGCTGCCACtacacaaataaataatttcatcatCATGCCAAATTATTTTATCATCTTTATCTGATCAATTTCATGAATATATATCCTCCTAATTTTTAACATCATGTTACACGTGTAAATCtgcatattaaatatatatgtaatgttACACTACAATATTTGAGAAACTAAtacacctctctctctctctctctctctctctctctctctctctctaatatCTTTCAGTGAATTTTAGCAATGGAAGGGTTTGATGGTTACAAGCCAGCAATGGCTATGGTTGGATTACAATGCATATACACAGGACTTGCTCTTTTCACTAGGGCTGCTTTATTACAAGGAATGAGTCCAAGGGTTTTTGTTGTCTACAGACAAGGTGTAGCCACTCTTATCATGGCCCCTATTGCTTGTTTCACAAGATGgtatatttatttacttattttttttttttgaaaaaaaaaaaatctttattattgtcaataatattttcttttttatatatatgtttgcaGGAGAAATCCATATAATAAGACTTCACTGGGATTGAGgagtttttgtttgatttttatCACCTCCCTTATTGggttagaaatttaattaattatctttcttttttttttttacgaaaaattaatttaattgactGAGTTTAATGATTTTCATATATAAATGGCAGTGTGACAGGAAATCAGAATGCCTATTTTGAAGGGTTGTACTTATCTTCTTCAACAATAACAACAGCAATGACTAATTTGCTTCCTGTAATGACATTTGTAATGGCAACCATAGTAgggtaattaaataaattaaattaatttaatttacataaattaaattaaataaataaataatttctctTGTTCTTGTTGTAGAATGGAGAAAGTTAATTTTCAAAGCTTGAGAAGTGTTGCAAAGATAATAGGGACAATATTTTCAGTTGGTGGAGCTATTTGCATGGCATTGGTTAAGGGTccaaaattattaaacacaaTTCTTGTTTTAGCATCATCAATATCAGATGATGAGAATTTGGAGTTGG
This Cannabis sativa cultivar Pink pepper isolate KNU-18-1 chromosome 6, ASM2916894v1, whole genome shotgun sequence DNA region includes the following protein-coding sequences:
- the LOC115724505 gene encoding WAT1-related protein At4g30420 isoform X2; translated protein: MEGFDGYKPAMAMVGLQCIYTGLALFTRAALLQGMSPRVFVVYRQGVATLIMAPIACFTRWRNPYNKTSLGLRSFCLIFITSLIGVTGNQNAYFEGLYLSSSTITTAMTNLLPVMTFVMATIVGMEKVNFQSLRSVAKIIGTIFSVGGAICMALVKGPKLLNTILVLASSISDDENLELGCAFLFISCLCWSFWIIMQVPISASCPDHLYSTLWMCLLTTIQSAIYTFMVEPDLKVWSLHSYLELGSCLYAGIGTAISFFVQAWCIQLRGPVFVAMFSPLCTVITAIIASLFLHENLYVGRCLIMVVIFRRIRMNASLELFKSNAPYRNEEINAVRDEWAEFVKPLIID
- the LOC133039054 gene encoding uncharacterized protein LOC133039054; this encodes MHFASAKDRNPVLGTMTYYGVIEEIWELNYFAFRIPLFKCSWVDNNVGVKTDELGFTLVDLSKRGSKNDPFIMASQAAQVFYISDPANDKWSIVLSTPERRFLETEEDEENADLCYDDFIVGQPIHEQLMGIDRNIEEDDAEYIRNDINEGIWVNCDSGKHKQKKKRKRV